In a single window of the Lagenorhynchus albirostris chromosome 19, mLagAlb1.1, whole genome shotgun sequence genome:
- the CD177 gene encoding CD177 antigen isoform X1: MSPFLLLALLGITVPGVQALTCYWATLMSVKNASELPLQWTASQKHCEEGWSCQEVLMLMENGPYVYVVLIKGCTQAADHEDLITQHRAGPGLSIASYTRVCREDLCNHLSTSLPLWAPHPPTALGSVRCPVCLSAQSCRSAAELTCPAESTHCYSGHLLLRAGNHPTHLRVQGCMSQAGCNLLNGTQEIGPISLQETCDSEAMLTCHRGIMLQTSQDLAQKPVTWSTNTEQLCNRGEVCQETLLLIDVGFRSLLVGSKGCSKARTQDSQAISIHSRPPGVLVASFARFCTSDRCNSAASSSVLLNSLPRPAAPAPGDLQCPTCLSVFGSCTQNSDAVTCPKGTSHCYQGHISLRGGGLSSPVDIQGCMAQPSSSLLNGTQNIGVFSVIEDRDEAIVPDGAAPAPYLAWVAGLGLSLALWCGAPSLLTPFPHDS, from the exons ATGAGCCCTTTCCTGCTGCTGGCCCTCCTGGGCATCACCGTGCCCG GAGTGCAGGCCCTGACCTGCTACTGGGCGACACTGATGTCTGTGAAGAATGCATCGGAACTGCCCCTCCAGTGGACGGCTAGCCAGAAGCACTGTGAGGAAGGCTGGAGCTGCCAGGAGGTTCTGATGCTGATGGAGAACG GACCCTACGTGTACGTGGTGCTCATCAAGGGCTGCACCCAGGCAGCCGATCACGAGGACCTCATCACCCAGCACAGGGCAGGCCCCGGCCTGTCCATCGCCTCCTACACCCGGGTGTGCCGGGAGGACTTGTGCAACCACCTGTCCACCAGCCTCCCTCTCTGGGCCCCGCACCCACCCACAG ccctggggtctgtgCGGTGTCCAGTCTGCTTGTCTGCCCAAAGCTGCCGGTCTGCAGCAGAGCTGACCTGCCCCGCCGAGAGCACGCACTGCTACAGTGGGCACCTTCTGCTCCGTGCTG GGAACCACCCCACCCATCTGAGAGTCCAGGGGTGCATGTCCCAAGCAGGCTGTAACCTGCTTAATGGGACTCAGGAAATCGGGCCCATCAGTCTGCAGGAGACCTGTGATTCTGAAG CTATGCTGACCTGTCATCGGGGGATCATGCTTCAGACTTCTCAAGACCTGGCTCAGAAACCTGTCACGTGGTCCACGAATACGGAGCAGCTGTGTAATCGTGGGGAGGTGTGTCAGGAGACGCTTCTGCTCATAGATGTAG GATTCAGATCGCTCCTGGTGGGGAGCAAAGGCTGCAGCAAGGCCAGGACACAGGATTCCCAGGCTATCTCCATACACTCGCGGCCGCCCGGAGTGCTCGTCGCCTCCTTTGCCCGGTTCTGCACTTCCGACAGGTGCAACTCGGCTGCCAGCAGCAGTGTCCTGTTGAACTCCCTCCCTCGTCCAG ctgcccctgccccaggagaCCTGCAATGTCCCACCTGTCTGTCCGTCTTTGGATCCTGCACACAAAACTCTGATGCTGTGACGTGTCCTAAGGGCACCAGTCATTGTTACCAGGGTCACATTTCTCTCAGGGGAG GTGGGCTGAGCTCCCCAGTGGACATCCAGGGCTGCATGGCCCAACCTTCCAGCTCCTTATTGAACGGTACCCAGAATATTGGGGTCTTTTCTGTGATTGAGGACCGTGATGAGGCTATAGTGCCAGATGGAGCTGCCCCTGCCCCCTACCTGGCttgggtggcagggctgggactatCCCTAGCCCTTTGGTGTGGGGCGCCCTCCCTGCTGACCCCATTTCCCCATGATTCTTAG
- the CD177 gene encoding CD177 antigen isoform X2, whose protein sequence is MSVKNASELPLQWTASQKHCEEGWSCQEVLMLMENGPYVYVVLIKGCTQAADHEDLITQHRAGPGLSIASYTRVCREDLCNHLSTSLPLWAPHPPTALGSVRCPVCLSAQSCRSAAELTCPAESTHCYSGHLLLRAGNHPTHLRVQGCMSQAGCNLLNGTQEIGPISLQETCDSEAMLTCHRGIMLQTSQDLAQKPVTWSTNTEQLCNRGEVCQETLLLIDVGFRSLLVGSKGCSKARTQDSQAISIHSRPPGVLVASFARFCTSDRCNSAASSSVLLNSLPRPAAPAPGDLQCPTCLSVFGSCTQNSDAVTCPKGTSHCYQGHISLRGGGLSSPVDIQGCMAQPSSSLLNGTQNIGVFSVIEDRDEAIVPDGAAPAPYLAWVAGLGLSLALWCGAPSLLTPFPHDS, encoded by the exons ATGTCTGTGAAGAATGCATCGGAACTGCCCCTCCAGTGGACGGCTAGCCAGAAGCACTGTGAGGAAGGCTGGAGCTGCCAGGAGGTTCTGATGCTGATGGAGAACG GACCCTACGTGTACGTGGTGCTCATCAAGGGCTGCACCCAGGCAGCCGATCACGAGGACCTCATCACCCAGCACAGGGCAGGCCCCGGCCTGTCCATCGCCTCCTACACCCGGGTGTGCCGGGAGGACTTGTGCAACCACCTGTCCACCAGCCTCCCTCTCTGGGCCCCGCACCCACCCACAG ccctggggtctgtgCGGTGTCCAGTCTGCTTGTCTGCCCAAAGCTGCCGGTCTGCAGCAGAGCTGACCTGCCCCGCCGAGAGCACGCACTGCTACAGTGGGCACCTTCTGCTCCGTGCTG GGAACCACCCCACCCATCTGAGAGTCCAGGGGTGCATGTCCCAAGCAGGCTGTAACCTGCTTAATGGGACTCAGGAAATCGGGCCCATCAGTCTGCAGGAGACCTGTGATTCTGAAG CTATGCTGACCTGTCATCGGGGGATCATGCTTCAGACTTCTCAAGACCTGGCTCAGAAACCTGTCACGTGGTCCACGAATACGGAGCAGCTGTGTAATCGTGGGGAGGTGTGTCAGGAGACGCTTCTGCTCATAGATGTAG GATTCAGATCGCTCCTGGTGGGGAGCAAAGGCTGCAGCAAGGCCAGGACACAGGATTCCCAGGCTATCTCCATACACTCGCGGCCGCCCGGAGTGCTCGTCGCCTCCTTTGCCCGGTTCTGCACTTCCGACAGGTGCAACTCGGCTGCCAGCAGCAGTGTCCTGTTGAACTCCCTCCCTCGTCCAG ctgcccctgccccaggagaCCTGCAATGTCCCACCTGTCTGTCCGTCTTTGGATCCTGCACACAAAACTCTGATGCTGTGACGTGTCCTAAGGGCACCAGTCATTGTTACCAGGGTCACATTTCTCTCAGGGGAG GTGGGCTGAGCTCCCCAGTGGACATCCAGGGCTGCATGGCCCAACCTTCCAGCTCCTTATTGAACGGTACCCAGAATATTGGGGTCTTTTCTGTGATTGAGGACCGTGATGAGGCTATAGTGCCAGATGGAGCTGCCCCTGCCCCCTACCTGGCttgggtggcagggctgggactatCCCTAGCCCTTTGGTGTGGGGCGCCCTCCCTGCTGACCCCATTTCCCCATGATTCTTAG